The DNA segment GCCCCTGATGGCGGGATTTCGACAGCCGAAAATCCTGTGCATACCTATTCTGACACGGGCAACTACCTCGTGCGGCTTGTGGTACAAAATGAAAATGGCTGCCTGGATACTGCTTTCGGAGAAATTTACATTCATCCTGATATGCTTGTTTATATCCCGAATATATTCTCCCCAAATTACTCCGGCCCGGCTCCAAACGAAACCTTTCGTCCATCTGTGTATGGAACTTCGGAATATCTGTTCCAGGTCTTCGATCGCTGGGGCGAAAAGGTATTTGAAACGACAGATCCTGAAGATGGCTGGGATGGCCGCTATAAGGGAGAACTGTGTCCGGAAAATGTACATGCTTATGTGCTTGTGGTGAAAGACCAGCAAGGCAAAAGCTACCGGTATACCGGTACCGTTACGCTACTAAGATAGTGGGCCGGTGATTTCTCAGGATGATCCGAGGAACTCCCACTGAATTGAAAAATAGAATAATTTTGTTTTGCTAAAAACAACTAATCCTAAATTCAAATGATCAAGATAAAGCAGGAGATACGGGAAAAGGGCGGTTCATTTTATTATGAAGAAAATGGACAGAGGCTTGCGGAAATGGTATACGTAAATGCAGGGAGCGAAACGCTGATCATTGAACATACCGAAGTTAATGGATCGTTAAAAGGGAAAGGAATTGGCAGAAAACTTTTAGGGAGTTTGGTGGAATTTGCCCGTGCAGAAAAAATCCGGGTAATAGCCCTTTGTCCCTTTGCCAAAGCGATCTTTAAACGCAGCCCCGAATGGCAGGATGTGCTTTCTAAATCCATTACTCCTATTTAAGTCCTTGCAGAAATATTCCTGATATAACCGAACCTATAAAAAATCCCGGATTTACTATGGATAAGGCCACGCAAACCATGATTGAAAACCTGCATAAGAATACAGGCAAATCACTTGAAGAATGGATATCGATTGTTAAAGAGCAAAACCATTCAAAGCACGGAGAGATAATCAAATTCCTGAAGGAGCAACATGGTTTCACGCATGGGTTTGCCAATCTTGTTGCGCATAAAGCCAAAGGGTCAGATGCCGGTTCATCAAGCCAGGATGAGTTGATCGCGAAGCAATATCAGGGCAAGGAGCATCTTAAACCGATATATGATGTGCTGATAGCTCAAATGCAGCAGTTTGGAGAAGATGTGGAAATTGCTCCCAAGAATACGTATGTCAGCCTGAGGCGGAAAAAGCAATTTGCTATGCTGCAACCTGCTACGAAAACGCGTTTTGAAATTGGAATAAATTTAAAAGGCCATGAACCGGAAGGAAAGCTGGAGGCCATCAGAGCAAAAAATTCTATGTGTTCTCATAAAATTAATATTAATGATATTAAGGAGATTGATACTGAGGTGGTAAAGTGGCTCAGAATGGCTTATGACGAGGCCGGATAAGCCTGCACAGCCTTGTTAACCCCGCAGGTTGGGTCAACAGCAGAATAAACATCGCTGCTTAATTCACGGTTATCCATTGCAGGGTTGCGGTGTCAGGAGTTTCCTGGCCGTTGCATTCTATTTAATTATTGATCTTCATGACGCTGTTATTCCTTTATTTATTTATTGCACTTTTTACTTCTTTTTTATGTTCCTTGATGGAAGCTGTTTTGCTTTCCACACCGCTTTCCTACCTGCTGTCGAAATCGGAGCAGAGAGTATATTCAGCCACCGAGTTTATTAAATTAAAGGAAAATATTGATAAGCCTCTTTCTGCTATTTTATCTTTAAATACGATTGCGCATACGGTAGGTGCAGCGGGAGTTGGGGCGCAGGCCACACTGGTATTTGGAGAGGCTTCATTCGGAATTATTTCCGCGATACTCACCATCCTTATCCTGGTGGTGAGCGAAATTATTCCTAAAACGCTGGGTGCCAATTACAGCAAGGAGCTTATGGGCTTCACGGTCAGAATCATTAAGGGGATGATTTTTATAACTTATCCTTTAGTAATACTCTCTGCAGGATTAACGCGATTGCTCTCCAGGAAAAATACTGAATTAACCACAAGCCGAGAGGAAATTTCAGCTTTGGCAAACATAGGACAAGAAGAAGGTGTATTTGGAGATAAAGAAAATAAAATAATTCAGAATCTTATCAGATTAAAAAGTATCCGGTTGTCAGAAATATTGACGCCCAGGATCGTAGTGGAGGTGGCGGACGAAGAAATGAAACTTCAGGAGTTTCTCGATAAAAAGGAGCTTATGCACTTTTCGAGACTACCGGTTTATGCTGAAAACAGGGAAAATATTACAGGTTATGTATTTAAAGAATTGGTGTTTGAAAAATTAGCAGAAGATCAATTTGACCTGAAACTAAAAGATATAAAAAGAGAAATTATAATTTTTCCTGATTCACAAACACTGTTCATGGCCTGGGAGATCATGCTCAGCAAAAAGGAACATATTGCGCTGGTAACGGATGAATATGGAGGAATGGATGGAGTCGTTACGCTCGAAGATATTATTGAGACCTTGCTGGGTTTTGAGATTGTTGATGAAAAAGACAAGGTGGATGATATGCGGAAATATGCCCTGGACAAATGGAAGATCAGGAGAAATAGAAATAAGAGCTGAGCAAAAACCTCATGATCTTTTCATTAAAAGAAAACAGGAAATTTAATTGTTGAGGAAATATTTTTAATGTTATAGAAATGAAATATCCTCTTTAATATTTCCTTTAGGCAAAACATATTGCAGCGTTTTACCAGTTTTTTGTTCCAGCATGATGGCGCTTTCATCAAGCAGTTTATTTAGCAGTTTGCCATGATGGTGGCGAATAGTGAGGAGTTCAAGTCCTTCTACGGTTTCGATTTTAAAATGCTTCTCGAGGTTTTGCAGGAATTCGGTGAGTTTGCGCTCGTGATGGTCAGTGCAAATGGAAAAGCTGATGGCAGATTTCTGCATCACGTTCATCTTCATACCTGAGCGTGCCATTTCCCTGAATATTTCGCTCATGTGGTGCTCAGCCATAAAAGAGAAGTCGCGGGTGGAGAGCGACACCAGCACCTGATTTTCCTTAACAATAATAATAGGTACGCCCTCCTGCATTGGAATTCCGGACTCAATGAGCGTTCCCGGTGTTTCCGGCTTCAGGAATGACCGCACCCGCAGCGGGATCTTTTTATTTTGCAGCGGCTTTATGGTTTTTGGGTGGAGCACCGTAGCGCCATAATATGTCATTTCAATTGCCTCTTCGTAGGAGAGCTTGCTGAATTGCCGCGTACCAATGAATTTTTTGGGATCGGCATTGAGAATTCCCGGTACGTCTTTCCAGATCACAACCTCATCAGCATCCAGCGAAAATGCAAAAATGGAGGCCGTGAAATCCGAGCCTTCACGGCCCAGGGTCGTGGTATGGTGGTCGGGCGTGCTTCCAATAAATCCTTGCGTAATGACCGGCATTCTTTCCAGAATGGGCATCAGCTTGTTGCGTATAAGGTTTGGCGTAACGTCCCAGTTCACAACGCCCTCGCGGTGGTGGTTGCTCGTCATAATGAAGTTCCGGGCGTCAACCCACCGGCAGCGCAGCCCGGAATCGTTCAGGTAGGCATGTATAATCCGTGTGGCGAACAGCTCCCCATAACTCACTACCTGATCGTAAATGTAGTCGTATTCCTCCGAAAATTCCTTTTCAAAGTAGCATTCCAGGTTCAGGAACAAAGAATCCACTTCTTCCCAGATTTCATTATCTTCATCAGCAAAAAGCGATTTCATTATTGAAAAATGAAAATCCTTTATTTCATTAAATATTTTAAGAAAATCACCTTTATCGTAATATGTGTCCAGCAGGTTTTCCAGCGCGTTGGTGGTTTTCCCCATAGCTGAAATGACGAACAGCAGCCTGTCATCAAGATTTTGCTTAATAATGGTAGCAATATTCCTCACAGCTCCGGCATCCTTTACGGACGCACCTCCAAACTTAAATATCTTCATTATTTGAAATTATAAAAATTAAAAGCGGGTAAAAGAAAAGATTGTTCAAAAAATAACTAATGGGTGGCAAGTTGGGAAATTTGCTGTTCCCGTAGCCTGCCATTAATCCATTCCGCATCCAGTTCAGCCTTGTATTTTTTGTAAAATTCAATAGCAGGATTGTTCCATTCCAGCACCTGCCACGCCATGCGCCTGGCTCCGGTGCGGTGCGCTTCGTTCAACACAGCCTCAAAAAGCAGGCTGCCGATTCCTTTACACCGCCAGTTCTCCTGCACCACCAGATCTTCCAGGTACAGCGTTTTCCCTTTCCAGGTGGAATAGGTAAAGAAATAAAGCGCCATGCCCGTGATCTTCCCGTCATTCTCTGCGACAAAAAAATGAAATGCCGGAGATTCTGCAGCAAAATCAAGCTGAAGCTGTTCCAGCGTGAGCGTCATTTCTTCCGGAGCTCTTTCAAATACCGCCAGTTCATATATAAGCTTATGCACCTGTGGAAGGTCTTTTTCGGCTCCTTTCCGGATGTGGCTTGCCTGCATTACGATTGTAGATTGCTGATTGGATAAAAAGTGTGAATTTTGGGCGCGAAAATAATAAAATGATAACATGCTCAATCCAGTTAAAACCCTCTCTCAATTCATTGTTGAAACACAATCTCTATTTCCACATGCTACAGGCGGATTTACCCGGCTGATGAGCGACATCAGTACGGCAGCCAAAATCGTGAACCGGGAGGTAAACCGGGCCGGGCTTGCAGAGATCCTGGGCAGCGCAGGCACCACCAACATCCAGGGAGAGGAAGTAAAAAAGTTGGATGTGCTGGCCAATGAGCAGTTCATTGCTGCCCTCTCAGCCGGTGGAGAATGTTGTGTGATTGCTTCTGAAGAAAATGATCATGTCATCCCCGTGGACAATGATTTTACTGCCGATGCAAAATATGTGGTAACAATGGATCCGCTGGACGGCTCCTCTAATATTGATGTGAATGCATCTATCGGGACAATTTTCGCGATTTACAGACGCCAGTCGAAATCGGGAGCGGGCACTGAGGCTGATTGTCTGCAAAAAGGCGATGCGCAAGTGGCAGCGGGCTATGTCATCTACGGATCATCTACCATGATGATATATACCACAGGATCAGGTGTCAATGGTTTCACGCTGGATCCTTCTATCGGTGAGTTTTGCCTTTCGCATCCAAATATTCGCACTCCGGAAAGAGGGAAGATATTTTCGATAAACGAGGGCAATTATCCGCACTTCAGCGATGGCATCCGCAAATACATTGAGTTTGCGAAGGCTGACCACAAAGCTTCTGACAGGCCCTACTCCGCCCGGTATATTGGCTCGCTGGTGGCCGATTTTCACCGCAATCTGCTGAAGGGAGGTATATTCCTGTATCCGGCCACTACCACCGCAAAAAAGGGAAAACTGAGGTTGGTTTACGAATGCAATCCCCTCGCATTTATTGCAGAACAGGCTGGCGGCAAGGCCACTGATGGTCGCCAGCGCATTATGGATATCCAGCCCGGAGAATTGCATCAGCG comes from the Bacteroidia bacterium genome and includes:
- a CDS encoding GNAT family N-acetyltransferase; amino-acid sequence: MIKIKQEIREKGGSFYYEENGQRLAEMVYVNAGSETLIIEHTEVNGSLKGKGIGRKLLGSLVEFARAEKIRVIALCPFAKAIFKRSPEWQDVLSKSITPI
- a CDS encoding DUF4287 domain-containing protein, producing the protein MDKATQTMIENLHKNTGKSLEEWISIVKEQNHSKHGEIIKFLKEQHGFTHGFANLVAHKAKGSDAGSSSQDELIAKQYQGKEHLKPIYDVLIAQMQQFGEDVEIAPKNTYVSLRRKKQFAMLQPATKTRFEIGINLKGHEPEGKLEAIRAKNSMCSHKININDIKEIDTEVVKWLRMAYDEAG
- a CDS encoding CNNM domain-containing protein translates to MTLLFLYLFIALFTSFLCSLMEAVLLSTPLSYLLSKSEQRVYSATEFIKLKENIDKPLSAILSLNTIAHTVGAAGVGAQATLVFGEASFGIISAILTILILVVSEIIPKTLGANYSKELMGFTVRIIKGMIFITYPLVILSAGLTRLLSRKNTELTTSREEISALANIGQEEGVFGDKENKIIQNLIRLKSIRLSEILTPRIVVEVADEEMKLQEFLDKKELMHFSRLPVYAENRENITGYVFKELVFEKLAEDQFDLKLKDIKREIIIFPDSQTLFMAWEIMLSKKEHIALVTDEYGGMDGVVTLEDIIETLLGFEIVDEKDKVDDMRKYALDKWKIRRNRNKS
- a CDS encoding aspartate kinase produces the protein MKIFKFGGASVKDAGAVRNIATIIKQNLDDRLLFVISAMGKTTNALENLLDTYYDKGDFLKIFNEIKDFHFSIMKSLFADEDNEIWEEVDSLFLNLECYFEKEFSEEYDYIYDQVVSYGELFATRIIHAYLNDSGLRCRWVDARNFIMTSNHHREGVVNWDVTPNLIRNKLMPILERMPVITQGFIGSTPDHHTTTLGREGSDFTASIFAFSLDADEVVIWKDVPGILNADPKKFIGTRQFSKLSYEEAIEMTYYGATVLHPKTIKPLQNKKIPLRVRSFLKPETPGTLIESGIPMQEGVPIIIVKENQVLVSLSTRDFSFMAEHHMSEIFREMARSGMKMNVMQKSAISFSICTDHHERKLTEFLQNLEKHFKIETVEGLELLTIRHHHGKLLNKLLDESAIMLEQKTGKTLQYVLPKGNIKEDISFL
- a CDS encoding GNAT family N-acetyltransferase, whose product is MLSFYYFRAQNSHFLSNQQSTIVMQASHIRKGAEKDLPQVHKLIYELAVFERAPEEMTLTLEQLQLDFAAESPAFHFFVAENDGKITGMALYFFTYSTWKGKTLYLEDLVVQENWRCKGIGSLLFEAVLNEAHRTGARRMAWQVLEWNNPAIEFYKKYKAELDAEWINGRLREQQISQLATH
- the fbp gene encoding class 1 fructose-bisphosphatase, which gives rise to MLNPVKTLSQFIVETQSLFPHATGGFTRLMSDISTAAKIVNREVNRAGLAEILGSAGTTNIQGEEVKKLDVLANEQFIAALSAGGECCVIASEENDHVIPVDNDFTADAKYVVTMDPLDGSSNIDVNASIGTIFAIYRRQSKSGAGTEADCLQKGDAQVAAGYVIYGSSTMMIYTTGSGVNGFTLDPSIGEFCLSHPNIRTPERGKIFSINEGNYPHFSDGIRKYIEFAKADHKASDRPYSARYIGSLVADFHRNLLKGGIFLYPATTTAKKGKLRLVYECNPLAFIAEQAGGKATDGRQRIMDIQPGELHQRVPLFIGSAAMVDELEKLLD